CGGACCTGCCGGGGCTGGACACCTACCTCACGGCGGGCGCCGCGACGGGTGTGGAGGACGGGCTCCCCACGCTGCTCACCGAGGCGGCGAGGGCAGGGGAGCCGGGGTACGAGCAGCGGATCCTGGTGGGCGGCGGCCTGGAACTGACCCACGTGCCCCAACTGCTGGCGGCGCGGATCGACGCCTTCCACATCGGCGGAGCGGCAAGGCCGAAGGGCTGGAGCCACCCGGTGTCGGCAAAGGCGGTGGAGGAGTGGCGCCGCGTATTGAACGCCGGATGAGTCGATGCCGTCTTTGGGGCGCGGGGAACTGCGCGACAAGCCACGACTCACCCGCACCCGGCGACGCACACCCCCGCCGCCGCCATGCCCAGATAGATGGCGCTGCTGTTGAGGGAAACCCCCCTGCTGAAATCCCTGCCTGACTAGGCGAGTTGCTGTGGCAGCGGAGCCGCGTGGGTGACGATCAGGCCCGACACCGCTCGGGTGAGGGAGACGTACAGGCGGCGCAGGCCCGTCCGCTCGTCCGGCTCGCCGTCGACGACCGCCTGGGGCTCGTCGAGGACCACGTAGTCGTACTCCAGGCCCTTCGCGAGCGAGGCGGGGACGAGGGTCAGCCGGGTCTCCTCGGTCGTCTCCTCGCCGGGGGCGAGACAGCCGATGCCGGCCGCGTCGAGGGCCTCCGACAGTGCCGGGACGCGGGCGTCCGCCGCGATCAGCCCCGTCGAACCCTCGTTGCGCAGCAACTCCTCGCACGCGGCGATGACATCGGCCGTGTCGGTGGTCTCGCGCAGATCGAAGAAGCCGGGGTTCTCACGGACCGACGCGACCGGGGTGAGGCCCGGCGCGATGTGCGGGAGCAGCCGGGAGGCGTAGGTGATGACGTCCGTCGGGACGCGGAAACCGGCCGTCAGCTCCTCGATCACCCCGTCGGACTTGCCGAGGTGGGCGAGCGCCTCGTCCCAACTTCTCGTCGCCCAGGGCGTGGTGCCCTGCGCGAGGTCGCCGAGGACGGTCGCCGAGCCGGTGGTGCAGCGGCGGCCGACCGCCCGGTACTGCATGGGGGAGAGGTCCTGCGCCTCGTCCAGCACCACATGCCCGAGCGAGTGCGTGCGCTCGACCACGTCCGTCGCCTCGTCGATCAACACGGCATCGGAAGCGGACCACTTGGCGGACTTCACCGACCGCACGGGCTTCGCCCAGAGGATCGTCTTCTGCTCGTCCTCGTCGAGGATCCCGTCCGCGTGGGCGGCGAGGAAGTCCGCGTCCGTCAGCAGTCGCAGCACCAGCTTCGCCGGATCGACGGGCGGCCAGATCTCCTTCACGGCCGCCTTCACCGCCGTGTTGCGGGCCACCGCGTCCTGCACCCGGTCGTCCGGCGCCTCGCCCGCGCGCTCCATCTGCACCAGCACGGCGTGCGCGATGCGCTGCGGAAGGGCGGCACGGGCGGCGCCGTAGCGGATGTCGCGGTCGAGCAACTCGCGGACGATCTCCTCGAGTTCGTACGCCGGAACCCGCCACCGGCGCGATCCGCGCACCACCACGACCGGCTCGGTCGGCAGCACGACATGCGAGTAGACGGCCCGCCGGACGACCTGTGCCATCCGGGCGTCGCCCTTGATGACCGCGGCGCTCGCCTCGTCCGTCCCCCGCACCTCGATGCCCTTCGCCACCAGGTCGTCGACCGTGGCCTGCTGCACGCTCAACTCGCCCAGCGCCGGCAGCACCTGCTCGATGTAGTGCAGGAAGGACCGGTTCGGCCCGATGACGAGGGTGCCGGTGCGGGCGAGCCGGTCGCGATGGGCGTACAGCAGATACGCGACCCGGTGCAGACCCACGGCGGTCTTCCCGGTCCCCGGCCCTCCCTGCACACACACGGTCCCGCCCAGACCCGACCGCACGATCTCGTCCTGCTCGGGCTGGATGGTGGCGACGATGTCCCGCATCGGCCCGACACGCGGACGCTCGATCTCCTGCTGGAGGAGCTTGCTGGTGGTGGCCGCCTCGGCCGGGTCGGAGAGGTGCTCGTCCTCGTACGCCGTGATGTCGCCGCGCGTGTACCCGAAGCGGCGGCGCAGGCCGACGTCCATCGGGTCCTTCTTGGACGCCCGGTAGAACGGCTGCGACACCGGCGCACGCCAGTCGATGACCATCGGGTCGCCGTCGTGGTCGTGGACGTGGCGCCGCCCGATGTAGAAGCGCTCCCCGTCGGCGCCCTCCGCCTGCTCGGCGCCTGGGGCGTGCAGATAGTCGAGGCGGCCGAAGAACAGGGGGGTGTCGCTGAGGTCGGCCAGCGCCTTGATGCGCTCGTTGATCTGGCGTTCCAGGATCTGGGCGTTGACCCAGTTCGCGGTGACGTCCTTGATGTCGAGGGACTCGGCGTCCTCCCGCATGGCGCGCAGGGCGGCGCGGGACGCGGCGAGATGGCCGCGCTCGCGGCCGAGGGGGTCGTCGGCGGGCGTGGACAAGGGGGTGCCTCCGAAGGTGCTGCGGGCTGAGGTGCTGCGACATGCCGACCGGTTTCCGTCCGGTCGGCGGCACTCCGCGGGGGAGGCGGGCAAGAGCGGAGATTGTAGGTGAGGTGAGTGAGGGGCCGCCAATGGTTTTCGCGGGCCGGGCCCCTGATCGATTTCCGCGGGGCCCCTAGGGGACGGGGCCGCGCACCCCGTACTCAGGTATCACGGCAAGTCGGGACCTTGGGCCGATGCGCTCTTTATGCCTCGAAAGCCACCATGGAGACATGAGTGCAGCGACCATCACCCCAGCCCCCGGTCGCCCGTCAGGAGCGACCCCCCTCACCGACACCCACCCCACCCACCGCCTCGGCGACCTCCTCCGGGCGATACGCGTCTTCACCGGCGCCGCCTTCGAGGTGGTCATCCTCGGCGAGTACGGCGAGGAGGCCGGCGTCCGCCGCAAGCGCTAGGCCCCCAGCTCCCAGCCGCCCCCAACCCTCAGCCCCCAGCCGTCCTCAGCCCCCAGCCGACCTCAGTCCTCCGCCAGCAGTTCATCGGCGTCCATGATCCGGTAGGCGTACCCCTGCTCCGCCAGGAACCGCTGCCGGTGCGCGGCGAAGTCCTGGTCGATCGTGTCGCGGGCGACCACGGAGTAGAAGTGGGCCTGGTGCCCGTCCGCCTTGGGCCGCAGCACCCGCCCCAGCCGCTGCGCCTCCTCCTGCCGGGACCCGAAGGTGCCCGACACCTGGATGGCGACCGTGGCCTCCGGCAGGTCGATGGAGAAGTTCGCCACCTTCGAGACGACGAGGACGCTGATCTCGCCCTCCCGGAAGGCGTCGAAGAGCTTCTCGCGCTGCGCGTTGGGTGTCTCACCCTTGATGACCGGCGCCCCGAGGTGCTCCCCGAGCTCGTCGAGCTGGTCGATGTACTGCCCGATGACCAGGATCTGCTGCCCGGCGAAGCGCCGCACGATCGCCTCGGTCACCTTCCGCTTCGTCGCGGTCGTGGCACAGAAGCGGTACTTCTCCTCCTGCTCGGCCGTGGCGTACGCGAGCCGCTCGGAGTCGGTCAGGTTGACCCGGACCTCGACACAGTCGGCGGGCGCGATGTAGCCCTGTGCCTCGATCTCCTTCCAGGGCGCGTCGAACCGCTTGGGGCCGATGAGCGAGAAGACGTCCGACTCCCGCCCGTCCTCCCGGACGAGGGTCGCGGTCAGCCCCAGCCGCCGCCGGGCCTGGAGGTCGGCGGTGAACTTGAACACGGGGGCGGGCAGCAGATGCACCTCGTCGTAGACGATCAGCCCCCAGTCCCGCGAGTCGAACAGCTCCAGGTGCGGATAGACACCCTTACGCCTGGTCGTCAGCACCTGGTAGGTGGCGATGGTGACGGGCCGGATCTCCTTCCGCGTCCCGCTGTACTCGCCGATCTCCTCCTCGGTCAGCGAGGTCCGCTTCACCAGCTCGTGCTTCCACTGCCGGGCGGAGACGGTGTTGGTGACGAGGATGAGGGTGGTCGACTTGGCCTGCGCCATGGATCCGGCCCCGACCAGGGTCTTCCCGGCACCACAGGGCAGCA
This DNA window, taken from Streptomyces sp. NBC_00663, encodes the following:
- a CDS encoding HelD family protein translates to MSTPADDPLGRERGHLAASRAALRAMREDAESLDIKDVTANWVNAQILERQINERIKALADLSDTPLFFGRLDYLHAPGAEQAEGADGERFYIGRRHVHDHDGDPMVIDWRAPVSQPFYRASKKDPMDVGLRRRFGYTRGDITAYEDEHLSDPAEAATTSKLLQQEIERPRVGPMRDIVATIQPEQDEIVRSGLGGTVCVQGGPGTGKTAVGLHRVAYLLYAHRDRLARTGTLVIGPNRSFLHYIEQVLPALGELSVQQATVDDLVAKGIEVRGTDEASAAVIKGDARMAQVVRRAVYSHVVLPTEPVVVVRGSRRWRVPAYELEEIVRELLDRDIRYGAARAALPQRIAHAVLVQMERAGEAPDDRVQDAVARNTAVKAAVKEIWPPVDPAKLVLRLLTDADFLAAHADGILDEDEQKTILWAKPVRSVKSAKWSASDAVLIDEATDVVERTHSLGHVVLDEAQDLSPMQYRAVGRRCTTGSATVLGDLAQGTTPWATRSWDEALAHLGKSDGVIEELTAGFRVPTDVITYASRLLPHIAPGLTPVASVRENPGFFDLRETTDTADVIAACEELLRNEGSTGLIAADARVPALSEALDAAGIGCLAPGEETTEETRLTLVPASLAKGLEYDYVVLDEPQAVVDGEPDERTGLRRLYVSLTRAVSGLIVTHAAPLPQQLA
- a CDS encoding DNA repair helicase XPB, producing the protein MNGPLIVQSDKTLLLEVDHEQADECRRSIAPFAELERAPEHIHTYRVTPLGLWNARAAGHDAEQVVDALVQYSRYPVPHALLVDVAETMDRYGRLTLSKHPTHGLVLTTTDRPVLEEILRSKKVAPLVGARIDPDTVAVHPSERGQIKQTLLKLGWPAEDLAGYVDGEAHPIELAEDGWALRPYQKQAVENFWHGGSGVVVLPCGAGKTLVGAGSMAQAKSTTLILVTNTVSARQWKHELVKRTSLTEEEIGEYSGTRKEIRPVTIATYQVLTTRRKGVYPHLELFDSRDWGLIVYDEVHLLPAPVFKFTADLQARRRLGLTATLVREDGRESDVFSLIGPKRFDAPWKEIEAQGYIAPADCVEVRVNLTDSERLAYATAEQEEKYRFCATTATKRKVTEAIVRRFAGQQILVIGQYIDQLDELGEHLGAPVIKGETPNAQREKLFDAFREGEISVLVVSKVANFSIDLPEATVAIQVSGTFGSRQEEAQRLGRVLRPKADGHQAHFYSVVARDTIDQDFAAHRQRFLAEQGYAYRIMDADELLAED